Proteins encoded in a region of the Pieris napi chromosome 5, ilPieNapi1.2, whole genome shotgun sequence genome:
- the LOC125049660 gene encoding dynein intermediate chain 3, ciliary-like produces the protein MDPNITYSYFKQRKDFGRQVMFCEVAPQMLDSINPNKSEQNQYCLRNPVHREVQTCVRTSENYINTKVTKSKTTGINHSEGGWPKDIFYTDEEATARYRRRFERDDGYIDAVKNLNPEFEHYIQQNNAIEMYNIYFKEIASEKPVEKFLIKVNSSYKDVGTRPVSDICWTHEAQPKLAVSYCKKAFPKKKSLNNDFVCHLWDVENPGEPCSIFYPPSACWQLVTSPASSSMFYAGLENGKVCIFDIRSQIEAIAISPDHLAHRDPVSALLFIPSRLNTEFFSGSTDGLCMWWDVRNISKPIDSLLMAIRIPQGEVSTYTNSEPVSALQYDRAFPTKFLCGTDTGFVISVNRKGKNHQEVMSAVFNAHDGPVKSVHRSPCTSKVFITCGGWKVNIWSEDIHSSPIISGSAHDHYINDVIWAPKRYSAYMTVSADGKFRYWDLLRKYREPMASVPVSQDRLLKLTPNEDGQFVATGDSKGTLYLLSLSDVLVNSDENDKQLMIQTLDRETHREHILENRVKEIKLKLKTGEDKKECLEMEVENEEEKEDTEFMTLEDEYHAIVSAELRNMEGRTTYVRSDLMRRR, from the coding sequence ATGGATCCAAATATAACATACTCCTATTTCAAACAACGAAAAGATTTCGGAAGACAAGTTATGTTTTGTGAAGTAGCACCACAAATGTTGGATTCGATTAATCCCAATAAAAGCGAACAAAATCAATACTGTCTACGCAATCCAGTTCACAGAGAGGTTCAAACCTGTGTGAGAACGTcggaaaattatataaatacgaaAGTAACGAAAAGCAAAACTACTGGCATTAACCATTCTGAAGGTGGGTGGCCGAAAGATATTTTCTATACCGATGAAGAGGCAACAGCACGATACCGTCGTCGTTTCGAGCGAGATGACGGATACATCGATGCTGTAAAAAATCTCAATCCAGAGTTCGAGCATTATATTCAGCAAAACAATGCTATTGAAAtgtacaacatttattttaaagaaatcgcCAGTGAAAAACCCGTTGAGAAGTTTTTAATCAAAGTGAATAGCTCATATAAAGATGTTGGTACTCGACCTGTCAGCGATATCTGTTGGACGCATGAAGCTCAACCAAAACTAGCAGTTTCGTATTGTAAAAAAGCTTTTCCTAAAAAGAAGTCGCTAAACAATGATTTTGTTTGTCATCTTTGGGATGTTGAGAATCCAGGCGAACCATGTTCAATTTTTTACCCGCCTTCAGCTTGCTGGCAGCTGGTCACCTCACCTGCATCTTCATCCATGTTCTATGCAGGACTTGAAAATGGTAAAGTATGCATTTTCGATATACGATCTCAGATAGAAGCGATTGCAATAAGCCCAGATCATTTGGCCCACAGAGATCCTGTGAGTGCTCTGTTATTCATACCATCTCGTCTTAACACTGAATTTTTTAGCGGATCAACCGATGGTTTATGTATGTGGTGGGATGTGCGTAATATTTCAAAGCCGATCGATAGCCTTTTAATGGCCATACGTATCCCTCAAGGAGAAGTGTCAACTTACACAAATTCAGAACCAGTGAGTGCGTTACAATACGATCGGGCGTTTCCTACTAAGTTCTTGTGTGGAACCGATACTGGTTTTGTGATAAGCGTGAACAGAAAGGGGAAGAATCACCAAGAAGTCATGAGCGCTGTGTTTAACGCACATGATGGTCCAGTGAAGTCCGTTCACAGGAGCCCTTGTACGTCAAAAGTTTTCATAACATGCGGTGGTTGGAAAGTTAATATATGGAGTGAAGATATTCATTCATCTCCTATTATTTCTGGTTCAGCCCATGATCACTACATAAACGATGTTATTTGGGCACCCAAGCGATATTCTGCTTATATGACAGTTTCCGCTGATGGTAAATTTCGGTATTGGGATTTATTGCGCAAGTACCGTGAACCTATGGCCTCAGTGCCAGTCTCACAAGATCGTCTTCTAAAGCTTACACCAAATGAAGATGGCCAGTTTGTCGCTACTGGTGATTCAAAGGGAACATTGTATCTTCTGTCTCTATCGGACGTGTTGGTGAACTCGGATGAGAATGATAAACAACTAATGATACAAACACTTGATCGTGAAACGCATAGAGAACACATATTAGAGAATCgagtaaaagaaataaaactaaaattaaagacAGGTGAAGACAAGAAAGAGTGCTTAGAGATGGAAGTTGAAAACGAGGAAGAGAAAGAGGATACGGAGTTTATGACATTGGAGGACGAGTATCATGCAATTGTTTCAGCTGAATTACGTAATATGGAGGGTAGAACGACCTATGTCAGAAGCGACCTGATGAGAAGGcgataa